The proteins below come from a single Streptomyces spongiicola genomic window:
- a CDS encoding M4 family metallopeptidase — MRPMSSRRTSATGALLAVAALLAAGVQAGSAAAAPAPIAPKQQTASGADPGALPVALSPAQRAELIREANATKAATAAELGLGAQEKLVVRDVVQDRDGTTHTRYERTYAGLPVLGGDLVVTESEAGRAESVSKASASALRNIDTGADVAPAAAEQQAVAAARAEGSKDTAAERAPRKVVWMAQGEPKLAYETVVGGLQHDGTPNELHVVTDATTGGKLYEWQAIQQGTGNTMYSGQVSLGTAPSYTLTDTTRGNHKTNNLNRGTSGSGTLFSGTDDVWGDGTPQNAETAGADAHYGAALTWDYFKDVHGRSGIRGDGVGAYSRVHYGNNYVNAFWSDSCFCMTYGDGAGNAKPLTSIDVAAHEMTHGITSNTAKLVYSGESGGLNEATSDIFAAAVEFHAANTQDKGDYLVGEKIDINGNGTPLRYMDKPSRDGKSKDSWYSGIGSIDVHYSSGPANHWYYLLSEGSGAKTINGVNYDSPTSDGLPVTGIGRDKASLIWYKALTTKFNSTTNYAGARTGTLAVATELYGASSAEVKAVTDAWAAINVGSRPGGEPGPGKVFENTGDISIPDLGTVSSPVAVTGIAGNAPSNLAVDVDIRHTWRGDLVIDLVAPDGTAYRLKNSSGSDSADDVIETYTVNASSEVANGTWNLRVQDVARYDTGYISNFKLTFP, encoded by the coding sequence GTGAGACCCATGTCCAGCCGTCGCACGTCCGCGACCGGCGCTCTGCTGGCAGTCGCAGCCCTCCTGGCCGCCGGAGTCCAGGCCGGCTCCGCCGCCGCGGCCCCCGCGCCGATCGCCCCGAAGCAGCAGACCGCCTCCGGGGCGGACCCCGGCGCGCTGCCCGTGGCGCTCTCCCCCGCCCAGCGGGCGGAGCTGATCCGCGAGGCCAACGCCACCAAGGCGGCGACCGCGGCCGAACTCGGCCTCGGTGCGCAGGAGAAGCTCGTCGTGCGCGACGTGGTCCAGGACCGGGACGGCACCACGCACACCCGCTACGAGCGCACCTACGCGGGCCTGCCCGTGCTCGGCGGTGACCTGGTGGTCACCGAGTCGGAGGCCGGAAGGGCCGAGTCCGTCAGCAAGGCGTCGGCGTCGGCGCTGCGGAACATCGACACCGGCGCCGACGTCGCCCCGGCCGCCGCGGAGCAGCAGGCCGTGGCCGCCGCACGCGCGGAGGGCTCGAAGGACACCGCCGCCGAGCGCGCTCCGCGCAAGGTGGTCTGGATGGCCCAGGGCGAGCCGAAGCTGGCGTACGAGACCGTCGTGGGCGGTCTGCAACACGACGGCACACCCAACGAGCTGCACGTCGTCACCGACGCCACGACCGGCGGCAAGCTGTACGAGTGGCAGGCGATCCAGCAGGGCACGGGCAACACGATGTACAGCGGACAGGTGTCCCTGGGCACCGCGCCGTCGTACACGCTGACCGACACCACCCGCGGCAACCACAAGACCAACAACCTCAACCGCGGCACGTCCGGCTCGGGCACCCTGTTCTCCGGGACCGACGACGTCTGGGGCGACGGCACCCCGCAGAACGCCGAGACCGCCGGCGCCGACGCGCACTACGGCGCGGCACTGACCTGGGACTACTTCAAGGACGTGCACGGCCGTTCCGGCATCCGGGGCGACGGCGTCGGCGCGTACTCCCGGGTCCACTACGGCAACAACTACGTCAACGCGTTCTGGTCGGACAGCTGCTTCTGCATGACCTACGGCGACGGCGCCGGCAACGCCAAGCCGCTGACGTCGATCGACGTCGCCGCGCACGAGATGACGCACGGCATCACCTCCAACACCGCCAAGCTGGTCTACAGCGGCGAGTCCGGCGGCCTCAACGAGGCGACGTCCGACATCTTCGCCGCCGCGGTCGAGTTCCACGCGGCCAACACCCAGGACAAGGGCGACTACCTGGTCGGCGAGAAGATCGACATCAACGGCAACGGCACACCGCTGCGCTACATGGACAAGCCGAGCAGGGACGGCAAGTCCAAGGACTCCTGGTACTCGGGCATCGGCAGCATCGACGTGCACTACTCCTCCGGCCCGGCGAACCACTGGTACTACCTGCTCTCCGAGGGCAGCGGGGCGAAGACCATCAACGGCGTGAACTACGACTCGCCGACCTCGGACGGCCTGCCGGTCACCGGCATCGGCCGCGACAAGGCCTCGCTGATCTGGTACAAGGCGCTCACCACGAAGTTCAACTCGACGACCAACTACGCGGGCGCCCGCACCGGCACCCTCGCGGTCGCGACGGAGCTGTACGGGGCGAGCAGCGCGGAGGTCAAGGCCGTGACCGACGCCTGGGCGGCCATCAACGTCGGCTCCCGGCCCGGCGGCGAGCCCGGACCCGGCAAGGTCTTCGAGAACACCGGCGACATCAGCATCCCGGACCTCGGCACGGTCAGCTCCCCGGTCGCGGTCACCGGCATCGCCGGAAACGCCCCGTCGAACCTCGCGGTCGACGTCGACATCCGGCACACCTGGCGGGGTGACCTGGTGATCGACCTGGTGGCCCCGGACGGCACGGCCTACCGCCTGAAGAACTCCAGCGGCAGCGACTCCGCCGACGACGTGATCGAGACGTACACCGTGAACGCCTCCAGCGAGGTGGCCAACGGCACCTGGAACCTGCGGGTCCAGGACGTCGCCCGCTATGACACCGGCTACATCAGCAACTTCAAGCTGACGTTCCCGTAG
- a CDS encoding YVTN family beta-propeller repeat protein yields MPGPVSRTLVSAVLAALLMPVRSGAAHVAPGTTAAPPFAARPSASTAPSTTAGPSALTAPSMTAARSVPAARSVPGGPRSRTLAYVAELHSDSVSIVDTRTNRVVGTVAVGDGPDSTAVAPDGSRVYVTDSGADTVSVIDARRGEVVATVPVGDEPSRVAVSPDGHRVYVANVASDDVSVIDARRNRVVATLDVGDAPLGLAFLPDGSRLYVASAGSDEVWVIGTGRNRNRILGTVPVGRGPTALAVAPDGSRVYVSNLTSGDVSVVSTRRDAVVATVEAGAGPAGVAVLPDGRRVYVANTAGDDVSVIDTCRDEVVATVPVGERPNGIAVTPDGSRAYVTDFADDDVSVIDTRRNRVVATVGVGAGPTGVAITPAEGRKPGWGARRTSLGGEAGACPRQDGPTP; encoded by the coding sequence ATGCCCGGTCCCGTGTCACGCACGCTGGTGTCCGCGGTGCTGGCGGCCCTGCTGATGCCCGTCCGGTCGGGCGCTGCTCACGTGGCACCCGGGACGACCGCCGCACCGCCCTTCGCGGCCCGACCCTCCGCGTCGACCGCTCCCTCGACGACGGCCGGGCCCTCCGCGCTGACCGCTCCCTCGATGACGGCCGCGCGCTCCGTGCCGGCCGCGCGCTCCGTCCCGGGCGGACCGCGGTCCCGGACCCTCGCCTATGTGGCCGAACTCCACTCGGACTCGGTGTCCATCGTGGACACCCGCACGAACCGGGTCGTCGGCACCGTGGCCGTCGGGGACGGGCCGGACAGCACCGCGGTCGCCCCGGACGGCTCGCGGGTCTACGTCACCGATTCGGGTGCGGACACGGTGTCGGTGATCGACGCCCGCCGTGGCGAGGTCGTCGCCACCGTGCCCGTCGGCGACGAACCGAGCAGGGTCGCGGTCTCCCCCGACGGCCACCGCGTCTATGTCGCGAACGTCGCGTCCGACGACGTCTCCGTCATCGACGCCCGCCGCAACCGGGTCGTCGCCACCCTCGACGTCGGCGACGCCCCTCTGGGTCTCGCGTTCCTCCCCGACGGTTCGCGCCTCTACGTCGCGAGCGCCGGCTCCGACGAGGTGTGGGTGATCGGCACCGGCCGCAACCGCAACCGGATCCTCGGCACCGTTCCCGTCGGGCGGGGACCGACCGCCCTGGCGGTCGCCCCGGACGGCTCGCGGGTGTACGTCTCCAACCTCACCTCCGGCGATGTGTCGGTCGTCAGCACCCGCCGGGACGCGGTGGTCGCCACCGTCGAGGCTGGCGCGGGACCGGCCGGGGTGGCCGTGCTCCCCGACGGCCGTCGCGTGTACGTCGCCAACACGGCCGGCGACGACGTCTCGGTGATCGACACCTGCCGGGACGAGGTGGTCGCCACCGTGCCCGTCGGCGAACGGCCCAACGGGATCGCCGTCACCCCGGACGGCTCGCGGGCGTACGTCACCGACTTCGCGGACGACGATGTCTCCGTGATCGACACCCGCCGCAACCGGGTCGTCGCCACCGTCGGCGTCGGCGCCGGGCCGACCGGGGTGGCGATCACCCCCGCGGAGGGCCGGAAGCCGGGGTGGGGTGCGCGGCGGACCTCACTCGGCGGCGAGGCGGGTGCATGTCCTCGCCAGGACGGTCCGACTCCGTAG
- the glgP gene encoding alpha-glucan family phosphorylase, with product MKAIRRFTVRPVLPGPLAPLSELARNLRWSWHAPTRELFRRADPAGWRAAGGDPVRLLGSVTAGRLAELATDPEFLYRVSESARDLDAYLRGRRWYQERSGDGVPLPAAVAYFSPEFGITAALPQYSGGLGILAGDHLKAASDLGVPLIGVGLLYRHGYFRQSLSRDGWQQEHYPVLDPDELPLTLLREPDGGPARVSLALPGGRTLRARIWQARVGRVPLLLLDSDVEENAPGERDVTDRLYGGGSEHRLLQEALLGIGGVRAVRAYCRLTGHPEPEVFHTNEGHAGFQGLERIRELLPYGLDFDAALEAVRAGTVFTTHTPVPAGIDRFDRELVARHFGDGGELPGIDTERVLRLGTESYPGGESRVFNMAVMGLRLAQRANGVSTLHGAVSREMFRGLWPGFDVPEVPITSVTNGVHAPTWVAPEVLALGDDIAATPAADLWELRRTLRERLVGEVRERLYASWRQRGAGTTELGWIDGVLDPDVLTIGFARRVPAYKRLTLMLRDRERLAELLLHPRRPVQIVVAGKAHPADDGGKRLVQELVRFADEPRFRHRIVFLPDYGMAMARKLLPGCDVWLNNPLRPLEACGTSGMKAALNGGLNLSVLDGWWDEWYEPDFGWAVPTADGTAAGEQDRRDDLEAAALYGLVEERIAPLFYERGGDGVPARWTEMVRRTLTGLGPKVQADRMVREYVDRLYAPAARAHRVLALDTGAAGDLAAWKARVRAAWRGVSVDHAEVGAQVGAQVGVEAGIEGGAEVGGGTGSDTCAVELGSTLALRVCVTLGLLRPEDVEVQAVAGRVDADDSITDPQTFPLKPAAGGPDTAGRLVYEGPLALDRTGPFGYTVRVLPAHPLLPHGADLGLVAWPNGAAGEGAGVLMR from the coding sequence GTGAAGGCCATTCGTCGATTCACCGTCCGCCCCGTCCTCCCCGGGCCCCTCGCCCCGCTCAGCGAGCTGGCCCGCAACCTTCGCTGGTCATGGCATGCGCCGACGCGGGAGCTGTTCCGCCGCGCGGACCCCGCCGGCTGGCGGGCGGCCGGCGGCGACCCGGTGCGGCTGCTCGGATCGGTGACCGCGGGCCGGCTCGCCGAACTCGCCACCGACCCGGAGTTCCTCTACCGCGTCTCGGAGTCCGCCCGCGATCTCGACGCCTATCTGCGCGGGCGGCGCTGGTACCAGGAGCGGTCCGGGGACGGGGTGCCGCTGCCCGCCGCCGTCGCCTACTTCTCGCCCGAGTTCGGCATCACCGCCGCGCTGCCGCAGTACTCGGGCGGCCTGGGCATACTCGCCGGCGACCATCTGAAGGCGGCCAGCGACCTGGGGGTTCCGCTGATCGGCGTCGGACTGCTGTACCGGCACGGCTACTTCCGGCAGTCGCTGTCCCGCGACGGCTGGCAGCAGGAGCACTACCCCGTACTCGACCCCGACGAACTGCCGCTGACCCTGCTCCGGGAGCCGGACGGCGGCCCCGCCCGCGTCTCCCTCGCCCTCCCGGGCGGCCGCACCCTGCGGGCCCGCATCTGGCAGGCGCGGGTCGGCCGGGTACCGCTGCTGCTGCTGGACTCGGACGTGGAGGAGAACGCCCCCGGGGAGCGCGACGTCACCGACCGGCTGTACGGCGGCGGCAGCGAGCACCGCCTGCTCCAGGAGGCGCTGCTCGGCATCGGCGGCGTCCGCGCGGTCCGTGCGTACTGCCGGCTCACCGGGCATCCGGAGCCGGAGGTCTTCCACACCAACGAGGGCCACGCCGGCTTCCAGGGACTGGAACGGATCCGCGAGCTGCTGCCCTACGGCCTCGACTTCGACGCCGCCCTGGAGGCGGTCCGGGCCGGTACGGTGTTCACCACCCACACCCCCGTCCCGGCCGGCATCGACCGCTTCGACCGCGAGCTGGTGGCCCGTCACTTCGGTGACGGCGGCGAACTCCCCGGCATCGACACGGAACGCGTGCTGAGACTCGGCACGGAGAGCTACCCCGGCGGCGAGTCCCGGGTGTTCAACATGGCCGTCATGGGGCTGCGCCTCGCCCAGCGCGCCAACGGGGTCTCCACGCTCCACGGCGCGGTGAGCCGTGAGATGTTCCGCGGGCTGTGGCCGGGCTTCGACGTTCCGGAAGTGCCGATCACCTCGGTCACCAACGGGGTGCACGCCCCGACCTGGGTGGCTCCCGAGGTGCTCGCCCTCGGGGACGACATCGCGGCCACGCCGGCCGCCGACCTCTGGGAGCTGCGCCGGACCCTGCGGGAACGGCTGGTGGGGGAGGTCCGCGAACGTCTGTACGCCTCCTGGCGCCAGCGCGGCGCCGGGACGACGGAACTGGGCTGGATCGACGGGGTGCTGGACCCGGACGTGCTCACCATCGGTTTCGCCCGCCGGGTCCCCGCGTACAAGCGGCTCACCCTGATGCTGCGCGACCGGGAACGGCTGGCGGAGCTGCTGCTCCATCCGCGGCGCCCGGTGCAGATCGTCGTCGCCGGCAAGGCGCACCCCGCCGACGACGGCGGCAAGCGGCTGGTCCAGGAACTGGTGAGGTTCGCTGACGAGCCCCGGTTCCGGCACCGGATCGTCTTCCTGCCCGACTACGGCATGGCGATGGCGCGGAAGCTGCTGCCGGGCTGCGACGTATGGCTGAACAACCCGCTCCGCCCGCTGGAGGCGTGCGGCACCAGCGGGATGAAGGCGGCCCTCAACGGCGGCCTCAACCTGTCCGTACTCGACGGCTGGTGGGACGAGTGGTACGAGCCGGACTTCGGCTGGGCCGTGCCCACGGCCGACGGCACCGCCGCCGGCGAACAGGACCGCCGCGACGATCTGGAGGCCGCCGCGCTGTACGGGCTGGTCGAGGAGCGCATCGCGCCGCTGTTCTACGAACGGGGCGGGGACGGGGTTCCCGCCCGCTGGACCGAGATGGTCCGGCGCACGCTGACCGGGCTGGGGCCGAAGGTGCAGGCCGACCGGATGGTCCGCGAGTACGTGGACCGGCTCTACGCCCCCGCCGCCCGGGCCCACCGGGTGCTCGCCCTGGACACCGGCGCGGCCGGCGACCTGGCCGCCTGGAAGGCCCGGGTGCGCGCGGCCTGGCGCGGAGTCTCGGTCGACCATGCAGAGGTCGGCGCGCAGGTGGGCGCGCAGGTGGGTGTCGAGGCGGGTATCGAGGGGGGTGCTGAGGTGGGCGGGGGCACGGGATCGGACACCTGTGCCGTGGAGCTGGGTTCGACGCTGGCCCTGCGGGTGTGCGTCACCCTCGGTCTGCTCCGGCCGGAGGACGTGGAGGTGCAGGCCGTCGCGGGCCGGGTCGACGCGGACGACTCGATCACCGATCCCCAGACCTTCCCGCTGAAGCCGGCGGCGGGCGGCCCCGACACGGCCGGCCGACTGGTCTACGAGGGCCCGCTCGCCCTCGACCGCACCGGCCCGTTCGGATACACGGTCCGGGTGCTGCCCGCGCACCCGCTGCTGCCGCACGGGGCGGACCTCGGCCTCGTGGCGTGGCCGAACGGGGCGGCGGGGGAGGGCGCGGGGGTGCTGATGCGCTGA
- a CDS encoding ABC transporter ATP-binding protein — MTSSTATTPQPDGGDASADAVPKAPEAAGPDGSGTGTDAGTGTGTGTDAGTGTSTDAGTGAGTGAGAGTGTGAGTGAGAGAGTGGTATRHATGPGSTGTDGSGPDGASPKPEPAGTDRTHGTGPDATRPDATDPDETEPDETGTGTGGDAFDRDALPAPDGATGALLRSLLAPLRGRVVVAAVLLLLQQAAAQAGPLLVAFAIDRGVPALRDGDRGPLVVIGAGYAVCALGSGAFQYAFIRASARVNQDALLDLRGRIFRHAQALSLDFHERYTSGRLISRSTTDVESLSELLSEGMQELLAVAMSFVYISAMLLWLDPGIGGLAALSFVPLFLLVQLYRRRAAAVFSTRSTAIASVIVKFAETMNGIRPVRAFRRERANDEHFRALNDRHARSNGDAMLEMARYVVGSRLVGNTAVAGIVLWGAYRVTEGTLALGVLAASVLYLRRLYDPIDRLGMFLNSYESAAASLRKIAGLLAQTPSVPEPVRPAALPERAGATGPGREVVFEDVRFAYRTGGEVLPRFRLTIPAGQTVAVVGSTGAGKSTLAKLLARFYDPTDGRVLLDGTDLRDLPVPELRRGVVMVTQEAFLFSGTVAENIAIGRPEATRAEIEQAAKAIGAHDFVCGLPEGYDTDVRKRGGRISAGQRQLVAFARALLADPAVLILDEATSSLDIPGERAVQRAMDTVLRGRTAIVIAHRLSTVEIADRVLVMEGGRIVEDGRPAALVDGAGRFAGLHRAWRESLV, encoded by the coding sequence ATGACGTCATCGACGGCCACGACGCCGCAGCCGGACGGCGGGGACGCCTCGGCCGATGCCGTGCCGAAGGCCCCCGAGGCCGCCGGCCCGGACGGTTCGGGCACGGGTACGGACGCGGGCACGGGCACGGGCACGGGTACGGACGCGGGCACGGGCACGAGTACGGACGCGGGCACGGGCGCGGGCACGGGCGCGGGCGCGGGCACGGGCACGGGCGCGGGCACGGGCGCGGGCGCGGGCGCGGGCACGGGTGGAACGGCAACACGGCACGCGACCGGCCCCGGCTCGACCGGGACGGACGGGAGCGGACCTGACGGTGCGTCACCGAAACCGGAACCGGCCGGGACGGACCGTACGCACGGCACGGGCCCGGACGCGACCCGACCGGACGCGACGGACCCAGATGAAACAGAACCAGACGAAACGGGCACAGGCACGGGTGGCGACGCCTTCGACCGGGACGCCCTGCCCGCACCCGACGGCGCCACCGGTGCCCTGCTGCGTTCGCTGCTGGCCCCCCTCCGCGGCCGGGTGGTCGTCGCCGCGGTCCTGCTGCTGCTCCAGCAGGCCGCGGCCCAGGCCGGTCCGCTGCTCGTCGCGTTCGCCATCGACCGCGGCGTGCCCGCGCTGCGCGACGGCGACCGCGGGCCCCTGGTCGTGATCGGTGCCGGGTACGCGGTGTGCGCTCTCGGTTCGGGCGCGTTCCAGTACGCCTTCATCCGCGCGTCGGCCCGGGTCAACCAGGACGCCCTGCTCGACCTGCGCGGCCGGATCTTCCGGCATGCCCAGGCGCTGAGTCTGGACTTCCACGAGCGCTACACCTCGGGCCGGCTCATCTCCCGCTCCACCACCGACGTCGAGTCGCTGAGCGAACTCCTCAGCGAGGGAATGCAGGAGCTCCTCGCCGTGGCCATGTCCTTCGTCTACATCTCGGCGATGCTGCTGTGGCTGGACCCCGGAATCGGCGGCCTCGCCGCGCTCAGCTTCGTCCCGCTGTTTCTGCTGGTGCAGCTGTACCGGCGGCGCGCGGCGGCGGTGTTCTCCACGCGGTCCACCGCCATCGCATCCGTCATCGTGAAGTTCGCGGAGACCATGAACGGCATCCGGCCGGTGCGCGCCTTCCGGCGCGAGCGGGCGAACGACGAGCACTTCCGCGCCCTGAACGACAGGCACGCCCGCAGCAACGGAGACGCGATGCTGGAGATGGCCCGCTATGTCGTGGGATCCCGGCTGGTGGGCAACACCGCGGTCGCGGGCATCGTGCTGTGGGGCGCGTACCGGGTGACCGAGGGGACGCTCGCGCTGGGTGTGCTCGCGGCCTCGGTGCTCTATCTGCGGCGGCTGTACGACCCGATCGACCGGCTCGGCATGTTCCTCAACTCGTACGAGTCGGCGGCCGCGTCACTGCGCAAGATCGCGGGGCTGCTCGCCCAGACGCCGTCCGTTCCGGAGCCGGTCCGGCCCGCGGCGCTGCCGGAGCGCGCCGGAGCCACCGGTCCGGGCCGGGAGGTGGTCTTCGAGGACGTGCGCTTCGCCTACCGCACCGGCGGAGAGGTACTGCCCCGCTTCCGCCTCACCATCCCCGCCGGGCAGACCGTCGCCGTCGTCGGCTCGACCGGGGCGGGCAAGTCCACGCTGGCCAAGCTGCTGGCCCGGTTCTACGACCCCACGGACGGGCGGGTGCTGCTCGACGGGACCGATCTGCGCGATCTGCCGGTGCCCGAGCTGCGGCGCGGGGTGGTGATGGTGACCCAGGAGGCCTTCCTGTTCTCCGGCACGGTCGCCGAGAACATCGCCATCGGCCGGCCGGAGGCGACGCGCGCCGAGATCGAGCAGGCCGCGAAGGCCATCGGGGCGCACGATTTCGTCTGCGGCCTGCCGGAGGGCTACGACACCGACGTGCGCAAGCGCGGGGGGAGGATCTCGGCGGGGCAGCGCCAGCTCGTCGCGTTCGCCCGGGCGCTGCTGGCGGACCCGGCGGTGCTGATCCTGGACGAGGCCACCAGCTCACTGGACATCCCCGGCGAGCGCGCGGTGCAGCGGGCCATGGACACGGTGCTGCGGGGGCGTACGGCGATCGTCATCGCGCACCGGCTGTCGACGGTGGAGATCGCCGACCGGGTCCTGGTGATGGAAGGCGGCCGCATCGTCGAGGACGGCAGACCCGCCGCCCTCGTGGACGGCGCGGGCCGCTTCGCGGGGCTGCACCGGGCGTGGCGGGAGAGCCTGGTCTGA
- a CDS encoding alpha-1,4-glucan--maltose-1-phosphate maltosyltransferase — protein sequence MIGRIPVLDVRPLVDCGRRPAKSVVGETFRISATVFREGHDAVAANVVLRDPRGRQGPWTPMRELAPGTDRWGAEVTADAEGRWTYSVEAWSDPLATWRHHAGIKVPAGIDTALVLDEGAELYERAAAGVPKRAGREAVLAAADALRDKGRPDRERLEAALAPDALAALERHPLRELVTASYPLPLQVERTRALFGSWYEFFPRSEGARAERGRLVSGTFRTAAQRLPAIAAMGFDVVYLPPVHPIGSTFRKGPNNALDAGPHDVGVPWAIGSAEGGHDAVHPDLGTIEDFDAFVGHARDLRMEVALDFALQCSPDHPWVTGHPEWFHRRADGGIAYAENPPKKYQDIYPIAFDRDMPGIVAETLRVLRHWMAHGVRIFRVDNPHTKPVVFWEKVIGTINRTDPDVVFLAEAFTRPAMMHALAAVGFQQSYTYFTWRTTKQELTEYLTELSGEAAAWMRPNFFVNTPDILHAYLQEGGRPAFEVRAVLASTLSPSWGVYAGYELCENTPLRPGSEEYLDSEKYQLRPRDWESAEREGRGIAPLITALNRIRRRNPALRQLRNLRFHHADNDSVIAYSKRTGSNTVLVVVNLDPHHTQEATVSFDMPELGLDWHETAPVRDELTGETYHWGRASYVRLEPGVTPAHIAVLRPSPPTGGSPTS from the coding sequence CTGATTGGCCGCATTCCCGTGCTGGACGTACGCCCCCTCGTCGACTGCGGCCGAAGGCCCGCGAAATCGGTGGTCGGCGAAACGTTCCGGATCAGTGCCACCGTGTTCCGCGAAGGGCACGACGCGGTGGCCGCCAATGTCGTCCTGCGGGACCCCCGGGGCCGCCAGGGCCCCTGGACCCCGATGCGGGAACTCGCGCCCGGAACCGACCGCTGGGGCGCGGAGGTCACCGCGGACGCCGAGGGCCGGTGGACCTACAGCGTCGAGGCGTGGAGCGATCCGCTCGCCACCTGGCGGCACCACGCCGGCATCAAGGTCCCCGCCGGGATCGACACCGCCCTGGTCCTCGACGAGGGGGCGGAACTCTACGAGCGGGCCGCCGCGGGCGTCCCCAAGCGGGCGGGCCGGGAGGCCGTACTCGCCGCCGCCGACGCCCTGCGCGACAAGGGCCGGCCGGACCGCGAGCGGCTGGAGGCGGCGCTCGCCCCGGACGCGCTCGCCGCGCTGGAGCGCCATCCGCTGCGCGAACTGGTCACCGCCTCGTACCCGTTGCCGCTCCAGGTGGAGCGGACCCGCGCGCTGTTCGGCTCCTGGTACGAGTTCTTCCCGCGCTCTGAGGGCGCCCGGGCCGAGCGCGGAAGGCTCGTCTCCGGCACCTTCCGCACGGCGGCGCAGCGGCTGCCCGCCATCGCCGCGATGGGCTTCGACGTGGTGTACCTCCCGCCGGTCCACCCCATCGGCAGCACCTTCCGGAAGGGACCGAACAACGCGCTCGACGCCGGTCCCCACGACGTCGGGGTGCCCTGGGCGATCGGCTCGGCCGAGGGCGGCCACGACGCCGTCCATCCGGACCTCGGCACCATCGAGGACTTCGACGCGTTCGTGGGGCACGCGCGGGACCTGCGGATGGAGGTCGCCCTCGACTTCGCCCTTCAGTGCTCCCCCGACCACCCGTGGGTGACCGGGCATCCCGAGTGGTTCCACCGCCGGGCGGACGGCGGCATCGCCTACGCGGAGAACCCGCCGAAGAAGTACCAGGACATCTACCCGATCGCGTTCGACCGCGACATGCCGGGAATCGTCGCCGAGACCCTGCGGGTGCTGCGCCACTGGATGGCGCACGGGGTGCGGATCTTCCGCGTCGACAACCCGCACACCAAGCCGGTGGTGTTCTGGGAGAAGGTCATCGGCACGATCAACCGGACCGACCCGGACGTCGTCTTCCTCGCGGAGGCGTTCACCCGCCCGGCGATGATGCACGCCCTCGCCGCGGTCGGTTTCCAGCAGTCGTACACGTACTTCACCTGGCGCACCACCAAGCAGGAGCTGACGGAGTACCTGACGGAGCTGTCGGGCGAGGCTGCCGCCTGGATGCGGCCCAACTTCTTCGTGAACACCCCGGACATCCTGCACGCCTACCTCCAGGAGGGCGGCCGGCCGGCGTTCGAGGTGCGCGCCGTGCTCGCCTCGACCCTCTCCCCCAGCTGGGGCGTGTACGCGGGGTACGAGCTGTGCGAGAACACCCCGCTGCGGCCGGGCAGCGAGGAGTACCTCGACTCGGAGAAGTACCAACTGCGGCCGCGTGACTGGGAGTCGGCCGAGCGAGAGGGGCGCGGCATCGCCCCGCTGATCACCGCGCTGAACCGGATCCGGCGGCGCAACCCGGCGCTTCGGCAGCTCCGGAACCTGCGCTTCCACCACGCGGACAACGACTCCGTGATCGCCTACAGCAAGCGAACGGGTTCGAACACCGTTCTGGTGGTCGTCAATCTCGACCCCCACCACACCCAGGAGGCGACGGTCTCGTTTGACATGCCGGAACTCGGCCTCGACTGGCACGAGACCGCACCGGTGCGCGACGAGCTCACCGGCGAGACCTATCACTGGGGCAGGGCCAGCTATGTGCGCCTCGAGCCGGGCGTCACGCCTGCGCACATCGCCGTCCTGCGACCGTCCCCGCCGACCGGAGGGTCACCCACATCATGA